A single Flavobacterium sp. 1 DNA region contains:
- a CDS encoding DoxX family protein — translation MNNISSILLLVFLAITFLQSSQDKLFHWKDNLDWLREHFAQTPLRNQVPLALLNVLILELISGVLCTVGAIELALNSGRVYGLYGAIFSSITLIMLLFGQRLAKDYDGARTIVLYFIPSVMAVYWLN, via the coding sequence ATGAATAATATTTCTTCAATTTTATTATTAGTTTTTTTAGCTATCACTTTTTTACAATCATCCCAAGATAAATTATTCCATTGGAAAGATAACTTAGATTGGCTTAGAGAACATTTTGCTCAAACTCCATTACGGAATCAAGTACCTCTTGCTTTGCTAAATGTTCTAATATTAGAATTGATTTCGGGCGTCTTATGTACAGTAGGAGCCATAGAGCTTGCCTTGAACAGTGGCAGAGTATATGGCTTATATGGAGCCATTTTTTCCAGCATAACTCTTATCATGCTGCTTTTTGGACAGCGATTGGCAAAAGATTATGATGGCGCCAGAACCATTGTTCTGTATTTTATCCCATCGGTAATGGCGGTGTATTGGCTTAACTAA
- a CDS encoding gliding motility-associated C-terminal domain-containing protein, translated as MNRKPTFLFSSCTFLFFLMLLVLPSTLGLFAQTITPQKLPFDKICAGGPHPTDPNQVFNEYQAQFKILDFDPSATFVVELSDPTGLFVTPTATIPLGPLTDTPPDTSTEKTLRFAIPTDIVGSDKYQLRVKCTTTGQTSGSFTIFGTPSTKSFPAYFKSYNKSFFINEKKPLVSFCSGNSVTLAVYNPTPSDANSSPANFPKLKYYWYKDDVLIAGESSSSLVINTPGVYYAKLNYGPCTEDSFSSQTVTATSFSGSGGGAIITSSLGNPFCPGSENTTLTAPAGNSYIWRKDGNVISGATAQTYLTNVPGTYTCNVDFGSCSATATIDLKNTATISSNGNIVAEDVTLPFEQGNTLTVTSTTNVSNPTYQWYFNNSPVASATQSALDITLAGNYKVIISGCAFSFKVKYSTVINYNVPKIPNIITPNNDGTNDSWIIPDIYSNTNTHVTILSSLGEIVFETDNYDNYNGWPQSNIEFKNFNPIYYYIIAPNGESAKKGSITLLK; from the coding sequence ATGAATAGAAAACCTACTTTTTTATTTTCTTCTTGTACATTTTTGTTTTTTTTAATGTTGTTGGTTCTTCCTTCAACACTGGGGTTATTTGCACAAACAATTACACCTCAAAAATTACCGTTTGATAAAATTTGTGCAGGAGGTCCTCATCCTACAGATCCGAATCAAGTATTTAATGAATATCAGGCGCAATTCAAAATTTTAGATTTTGATCCGAGTGCTACTTTTGTTGTTGAGTTATCAGATCCAACAGGTTTATTTGTAACCCCTACAGCTACAATTCCCTTGGGACCTTTAACCGATACCCCTCCTGATACTTCAACAGAAAAAACATTAAGATTTGCCATACCTACTGATATTGTTGGTTCAGATAAATATCAATTGAGGGTTAAATGCACTACCACTGGTCAGACAAGTGGTAGTTTTACAATTTTTGGCACACCTAGCACTAAATCTTTTCCTGCTTATTTTAAGTCTTACAATAAATCGTTCTTTATCAATGAAAAAAAACCTTTGGTTAGTTTTTGTAGTGGTAATAGCGTAACATTAGCTGTATACAATCCAACTCCATCTGATGCAAATTCTTCTCCGGCTAATTTTCCGAAATTGAAGTACTATTGGTATAAAGATGATGTTTTAATTGCTGGTGAATCATCTAGTTCATTAGTGATAAATACTCCAGGAGTTTATTATGCAAAGTTGAATTATGGTCCTTGTACCGAAGATAGTTTTAGTTCACAAACAGTTACTGCAACGAGCTTTTCAGGTAGTGGCGGCGGAGCTATAATTACTTCAAGTTTAGGTAATCCTTTTTGTCCAGGTTCTGAAAACACTACTTTAACTGCTCCTGCTGGCAATTCTTATATTTGGAGAAAAGATGGTAATGTTATTAGCGGTGCTACTGCTCAAACATATCTCACAAATGTTCCAGGAACATATACTTGTAATGTTGATTTTGGCAGTTGTAGTGCAACTGCGACAATTGATTTGAAAAATACCGCTACCATTAGCTCTAATGGGAATATTGTTGCTGAAGATGTGACATTGCCTTTTGAACAGGGTAATACATTAACAGTGACAAGTACAACTAATGTTTCAAATCCGACTTATCAATGGTATTTCAATAATAGTCCTGTTGCAAGTGCTACGCAAAGTGCTTTGGATATAACTCTTGCCGGAAATTATAAAGTGATTATTTCCGGTTGTGCGTTTTCATTTAAAGTAAAATACAGTACTGTAATAAATTATAATGTACCTAAAATTCCTAATATCATTACACCGAATAACGACGGCACTAATGATTCTTGGATTATTCCAGACATATATAGCAATACAAATACCCATGTAACAATTTTAAGTTCTTTGGGTGAAATCGTCTTCGAAACTGATAACTACGATAATTATAATGGATGGCCACAATCCAATATTGAATTCAAAAATTTCAACCCTATTTACTATTATATAATTGCTCCAAATGGCGAATCAGCCAAAAAAGGTTCGATAACTCTTCTGAAATAA
- the recA gene encoding recombinase RecA — protein sequence MKEKVGSEKVSSEKEAKLKALQLTLDKLDKTYGKGTVMKMGDKAIVEVETISSGSLGVDLALGVGGYPRGRIIEIYGPESSGKTTLTLHAIAEAQKAGGIAAFIDAEHAFDRNYAEKLGVDIENLIISQPDNGEQALEIAENLIRSGAIDIVVIDSVAALTPKSEIEGEMGDSKMGLHARLMSQALRKLTGTISKTNCTVFFINQLREKIGVMFGNPETTTGGNALKFYASVRLDIRRSTQIKDGENVLGNRTKVKVVKNKVAPPFKVAEFDIMYGEGISKTGEILDLAVEFEIIKKAGSWFSYGETKLGQGRDAVKSLIKDNPELADELEVKIKSHIKELAEA from the coding sequence ATGAAAGAAAAAGTTGGTTCAGAAAAAGTCAGTTCAGAAAAAGAAGCAAAGTTAAAAGCCTTACAGCTTACTCTTGACAAATTAGACAAAACCTACGGAAAAGGAACTGTAATGAAAATGGGCGATAAAGCCATTGTGGAAGTAGAAACAATTTCATCTGGTTCATTGGGAGTTGATTTAGCTTTGGGAGTTGGAGGTTATCCAAGAGGAAGAATTATTGAGATATACGGACCGGAATCATCTGGTAAAACGACTTTGACTTTACACGCAATTGCCGAAGCGCAAAAAGCTGGAGGTATTGCCGCTTTTATAGATGCGGAGCATGCTTTTGACAGAAACTATGCTGAAAAATTAGGTGTTGATATCGAAAACCTGATCATTTCACAACCGGATAACGGAGAGCAAGCTTTGGAAATTGCTGAGAACTTAATTCGTTCTGGAGCAATAGATATTGTGGTTATTGACTCGGTTGCCGCTTTGACGCCAAAAAGTGAAATTGAAGGTGAAATGGGAGATTCTAAAATGGGTCTTCATGCACGATTAATGTCTCAAGCTTTGCGTAAATTAACAGGAACGATCAGCAAAACTAATTGCACTGTGTTTTTCATCAACCAGCTGAGAGAGAAAATTGGAGTAATGTTTGGAAATCCTGAAACGACTACTGGAGGAAATGCCTTGAAATTTTACGCTTCGGTACGTTTGGATATTCGTCGTTCTACTCAAATTAAAGATGGCGAAAATGTATTAGGTAACCGAACTAAAGTAAAAGTCGTTAAAAACAAAGTAGCACCGCCATTTAAAGTTGCTGAATTTGACATCATGTATGGTGAAGGAATTTCGAAAACTGGAGAGATATTAGATCTTGCCGTAGAATTTGAAATTATCAAAAAAGCGGGTTCTTGGTTCAGTTATGGTGAAACCAAACTTGGACAAGGACGTGATGCTGTAAAATCTTTGATTAAAGACAATCCAGAATTGGCAGATGAACTGGAAGTGAAAATCAAAAGTCACATTAAGGAATTAGCAGAAGCATAA
- a CDS encoding acyl-CoA thioesterase: protein MTAKHPSESLTILTDLVLPSETNPLNNLFGGELLARMDRAASIAAGRHSRRIGVTASVNHVAFNKSIPLGSVVIIEAKVSRAFKSSMEIYLDVWVEDRQSGNRTKANEAIYTFVAVDDTGRPVEVPPIEPETELEKLRFDAALRRKQLSLVLAGKMNPHDATELKALFV from the coding sequence ATGACGGCAAAACACCCTTCAGAATCCTTAACTATATTGACCGATTTGGTTTTACCGAGCGAAACCAATCCTTTGAATAACTTATTTGGAGGGGAACTATTGGCCAGAATGGATCGTGCAGCGAGTATTGCCGCGGGAAGACATTCACGCCGTATAGGAGTAACCGCATCTGTAAATCATGTTGCTTTCAACAAATCTATTCCGCTTGGAAGTGTCGTAATTATAGAAGCAAAAGTATCTAGAGCTTTTAAGAGTTCGATGGAAATTTATTTGGACGTTTGGGTCGAAGACCGTCAGTCTGGAAACAGGACTAAAGCCAATGAAGCGATCTACACTTTCGTAGCTGTTGATGATACCGGAAGACCTGTTGAAGTTCCGCCAATCGAGCCTGAAACGGAATTAGAAAAACTGCGCTTCGATGCTGCTTTGAGAAGAAAGCAATTGAGTTTAGTATTGGCAGGAAAAATGAACCCGCATGATGCAACGGAACTAAAAGCGTTATTTGTTTAG